GGGCGGGAAAACCACCGGATCAAGGAACCAAACGAAGAATCGTTGGTGCCCGGGGCGGGATTCGAACCCGCACGGCCTTGCGGCCTAGGGATTTTAAGTGACCGAATCCGGCGATTCGCCGGGTTCCGGTAGCTTTTGGCTGGGTTTCTGTTTTTCCTTGCGTTACATGGGGTTATGTGTGTATTCTCGGTGCGTCGGCGTCCGCCGGGGTGCGGTGGTACCCGGAGCGAAGCGGACACTTTTCGGACACTTTTTGACGGTGTCCGACGGACACGTCGCCACCGAGGGACCCTATGCCAGCCCGCTTGTTCACGTCCGCGTACCTGCGGAGTCTCCGGCCGAAAGATAGACGTTACGAGGTCAGGGAGCCCGGTGGCCTCGGGCTCTGGGTGTACCCATCGGGCCGGAAAACCTGGATGTACACGTACACGGTGGGTGGGCGGAAGTTCCGGCTCAAGATCGGGGAGTACCCCCGGGTGGGGCTGGCCGAGGCGCGCAAGCTCGTGGTGGCCGCGAAGGCGGACATTGCGCAGGGGATCAACCCCCAGCTCGCCACGCGCAGGAAGCGCCAAGAGATGAAGCGCCAAGGTCTTACTGTGCGCGACCTCGTGCGGGCCTATATCGAGCGCTGGGCGAAGCCACGAAAGCGCTCCTGGGCCGAGGACCAGCGCCGGCTCAAAGCGGACGTGGTGCGGGCGTGGGGCCACCGGCCGGCGTCGGAGATCACACGGGCAGACGTTCGCGAGCTTCTGGACGAGGTGCTTGAGCGGGGGCCCTACGCGGCGAACCGGCTGTTTGCGACGATGCGCCGGATGTTCAACTGGGCGGTGGAGGTGGACCTCCTGCCGGCGTCGCCCTGTTGGCAGGTGCGGATGCCGGCCCAGGAGCAGCCCCGGGAACGGGTGCTGACGCCGGCGGAGATTCGGGCGTTCTGGTGGGGGCTGGAAGGGTTCTCCCATGTGCGAGGGGATGCGTTTCTCCCCCGGGACTCAGTGCGCCGGGCGCTGCGCGTGCTGCTCCTGACGGCCCAGCGGCCCGGGGAGGTGTCGGCGCTTCCGTGGGCCGAGGTCGAGGGGGAGTGGTGGACGATCCCGGGGGAGCGCACCAAGAACCGCAAGACTCATCGTGTGCCTCTGACGCCCCTGGTGCTGGAGCTCCTGGGCGAGCCGGGGGGCGAGTGGGTGTTCCCCGGCCGAGCAAAGCCGATCACGCCCACGGATCTCGGGCACGCGATTCAGCAGTACCGGCGCCTCACCGGGGTGGAGCGCTTCACCCCCCACGACCTGCGCCGGACCGCGGCTTCGGGGATGGCCTCGTTGGGGGTGCCCCGGCTCGTGATCCGCCAGGTGCTGAACCACACCGACCCCACGGTGACGGCCGTGTACGATCGGCACAGCTACGACCGGGAGAAGCGCGAGGCGCTGGAGGCGTGGGAGCGGAGGGTGCGGGAGATCACGGGGGCCAGATAGACCGAAGGCTCCCTCCGGGGAGGGAGCCTTGCCAGAGCCCCAAGCGGCTTGTCATCGCCGTGTGCCCGCGGCCCGCTGCCCGAAGGCAGTCTCGCTAGCCCGATTGATCGGGAACAGCATCTCGCTGCCTACGCGGGAGTGATTTGCAAGAGCGTGTAGTGGGCTCGCTCCATGCCTGTGGCCTCATTGCGAATGACAACCTTTTCAGCCGCCCCTTTCACTCGTTGCCCAAGGTGGAGGGGGGTGATCATGTCGTGGAAAAGGTCTTGGGCGAAAGTGAGCGAGACCTTTTCACCGGTGTCCAGCATGACCTTGACCCGACCCCTGCGTGCCAGTTCGTCCACCACTCCCTCAAACTCGACCCTTTCCGGCTCCCGCTCTTTGAGTGAGTTCAGGATGCTGGTGATCCTATGCAGATCAGCCTTGCGTCCTGTCCATTGACGGGCCTCTCCCGCTGGGGTGCGCCAATAGAAGTTGGTCTCGAGGTCCGCCTTGAGTATCGCGTCTAGTAACTCTCCCAACTCCCGACCCGCTGCGGCTCCGACTTCCGTTGCGCACTCCACTGTTTCCTCAGCCGATTCTGCTTTCAGAAC
This is a stretch of genomic DNA from Deferrisoma camini S3R1. It encodes these proteins:
- a CDS encoding tyrosine-type recombinase/integrase encodes the protein MPARLFTSAYLRSLRPKDRRYEVREPGGLGLWVYPSGRKTWMYTYTVGGRKFRLKIGEYPRVGLAEARKLVVAAKADIAQGINPQLATRRKRQEMKRQGLTVRDLVRAYIERWAKPRKRSWAEDQRRLKADVVRAWGHRPASEITRADVRELLDEVLERGPYAANRLFATMRRMFNWAVEVDLLPASPCWQVRMPAQEQPRERVLTPAEIRAFWWGLEGFSHVRGDAFLPRDSVRRALRVLLLTAQRPGEVSALPWAEVEGEWWTIPGERTKNRKTHRVPLTPLVLELLGEPGGEWVFPGRAKPITPTDLGHAIQQYRRLTGVERFTPHDLRRTAASGMASLGVPRLVIRQVLNHTDPTVTAVYDRHSYDREKREALEAWERRVREITGAR